The Aeromicrobium tamlense nucleotide sequence GCCGCGATGCGGCCCACCATCGGCACGTAGGCCGGCTGGGGGACCGCGTCGCCGCTGTCGGTCTCGTCGACCTCGGCCGGACGGCTGCGCATCGCGGGCTTCGCGTCGGGCAGGAAGATCTCGAGCGCGCGCGGACGGTTCGGGTCGCGGCGGATGAAGCCCTTGCGCTCGAGCATCCGGAGCTGGTGCGAGACCGAGGACGTGCTGGCCAGGTCGCACGCGGCGCCGACCTCGCGCATGCTCGGCGGGTAGCCGCGCGACTCGATGTGGTCCTTCAGGAAGACCAGGATGCGCCGCTGGCGCTTGGTCAGTCCCGTCAGGTCGACCGGCTCGTCCAGGTTCTCGCTCATGGCACGACGGTAGCCGCGGGGCGACCGCGGATCAAACACGTGTTCGATACGGCGTGTCCGGTGTCGGTGGCCTAGGGTGTGGGCGTGAGCTACGTGGTCGTGGGTACGCGCGAGGGCGACGGCTGGACGGTCGACGTGTCGGGGGTGGGTCGTTCCACGGCCGACGACCTGGCCGAGATCGAGGCGTCGGCCCGCGAGGTGCTGCGCGAGCACGGCGTCGCCGACCACGCCACGGTCGACCTGCAGCTGCTGCTGCCCGACTTCGAGGTCGACCTGCAGCGTCGCGGCGTGCCCGACCACGGGCTGCGCCCGGTCGAGATCGTCAGCGGGGTCATCGCGCTGGTCGTGGTGGTCGGCGCGCTCGCCTTCCTCCTCGGCCGCCTGCTCGGCTGAGTCCTAGCGCCGGGTCTGGTCGTCGAGCTCGTCGGTGAAGCGGTCGAGACCCGCCGCGATCTCGGCCTCGTGGGAGCGCCGGCGTGCCAGCTCCTCATCCTCGCTGAGGGTCTCGCGCGTGACGATGTGCTCGCGGGCGGCCTCGACGCAGGCGCCCAGCAGGATCGCGTACATGCCGATCCAGAGCCACAGCAGCAGTACGACCACGCCGGCGAGCGCGCCGTAGGTCTTCGAGTAGTTGCCGAACAGGTCGACGTACAGCGAGAAGCCCACGGACACCAGCAGCCACAGCGCGGACGCCATCAGCACGCCCTTCGTGACGATGCTGCCCGTGGCCGGACGGTCGGGCGCCACGCGATAGAGCACGCCGATCGCCACGACGATGCCGCCGGCCAGCAACACCCAGCGCAGCACGTTGGCCAGCAGCCTGATCCCCGGCACGACGTCGACGAGGTTGAGGACGGCGGGCACCACGGCCACGAGGGAGATCGCGACGAGGCCGAACACCACGCCGGCACCCGTCAGGCCGAGGGCGAGCGCCTTGCTCCTCACGAACGACCGTCCGTCCTGCACGCCGTACAGCTGGTTGATCGCGGTGACGAGGTTGCCGATGCCGCCCGACGCGGCGTAGACGGCGAGCACGATGGCGATCACGGCGCTGAGTCCCAGCGAGCCGGACGGGGCGGAGGTCAGCTGCTCGAGCTGGCCGTTGACGAGCGACGCCGCGTCGGCGGGCAGGGCGTCGGAGATCCGGG carries:
- the lexA gene encoding transcriptional repressor LexA, with the protein product MSENLDEPVDLTGLTKRQRRILVFLKDHIESRGYPPSMREVGAACDLASTSSVSHQLRMLERKGFIRRDPNRPRALEIFLPDAKPAMRSRPAEVDETDSGDAVPQPAYVPMVGRIAAGGPILAEQRVEEVMPLPRSLVGDGTLFLLEVKGDSMVEAAICDGDYVVIRQQQVAENGEIVAAMIDGEATVKTLSRKDGQVWLLPQNAAYEPIDGTDAQIIGKVTAVLRRV
- a CDS encoding YihY/virulence factor BrkB family protein, whose product is MSIVRTFLTAWRQASARQAPLLAAGVAFYLFTSLFPALIAAVSIYGLVADPETVAEQTTRISDALPADAASLVNGQLEQLTSAPSGSLGLSAVIAIVLAVYAASGGIGNLVTAINQLYGVQDGRSFVRSKALALGLTGAGVVFGLVAISLVAVVPAVLNLVDVVPGIRLLANVLRWVLLAGGIVVAIGVLYRVAPDRPATGSIVTKGVLMASALWLLVSVGFSLYVDLFGNYSKTYGALAGVVVLLLWLWIGMYAILLGACVEAAREHIVTRETLSEDEELARRRSHEAEIAAGLDRFTDELDDQTRR